The Siniperca chuatsi isolate FFG_IHB_CAS linkage group LG2, ASM2008510v1, whole genome shotgun sequence genome window below encodes:
- the igsf8 gene encoding immunoglobulin superfamily member 8, translating into MRTMMASMKTALFVFLHGVLQYAVCRDVTLPTGTLYRVAGFPLSLPCAVSGYEGPRTQEFEWFLYRDDAGGRQMGVVSTRDNGFPYTPFQARVRNGEVRVERDSGDKVRLVIQRLRVEDQGKYECYTPSTDSTYLGNYSATVPVKVIPDTLQISFSRSLTGQPVPEGAELTLTCSAGIQSEQLTHLSITFGKRSGGDGLESGVGGEVSTVREIISIDKLLGVVPGRSYKKRYDDEEITLEKRNGEAGLGLYVMKMRGVQPDDTGSYFCEASQWILDPDRSWQKIAQRTLDIGNLTVRQLAESLSVTSSPRGEVTLQVGSPLILTCEVLGLPSEVSSALLVQWMKRGSVSSDVAGTGGVEVEVARMSPDGVVSWGDDLSRASGGSMEKVAEGRYSLKLFSARPLDSGVYRCVVSVYAGRRNPGPSTPATLTQRSEGVTVNLKTKDVLVSAVAQLPRGPLLKRGSTITLICNATVTTTGPAQAQLQWLRWPIPEPVNKKGQSTASDVTLPDPPVEEKPRLVAALMYNGVAKIYANGSEVSVDRLSAVSYRLRVHTATMDDQGMYACHAEAWGQDPHGGWYNTGAKAESNTVTVYLYARAADLLLIPLVVGVSSALFVGIVIIATVTCCFMKRLARQRAQK; encoded by the exons ATGAGGACCATGATGGCTTCGATGAAAACAGCATTATTCGTATTTCTACACGGTG TGCTCCAGTACGCCGTGTGTCGTGACGTAACTCTTCCTACTGGAACCCTCTACCGCGTTGCAGGGTTCCCCCTCTCCCTGCCCTGTGCTGTATCAGGGTACGAAGGCCCACGAACGCAGGAATTTGAGTGGTTCCTGTACAGGGATGATGCTGGTGGGAGGCAAATGGGAGTGGTGTCCACCAGGGACAATGGCTTCCCCTATACCCCGTTCCAGGCCCGGGTGAGGAACGGGGAGGTGAGGGTGGAGAGGGACTCAGGGGACAAGGTCCGGCTGGTGATCCAGAGGCTTCGGGTCGAAGACCAGGGGAAGTATGAGTGCTACACACCTAGCACGGACAGCACTTACCTGGGGAACTACAGCGCCACAGTGCCTGTCAaag TGATCCCTGACACACTCCAGATCAGCTTTTCCCGCTCACTCACTGGCCAGCCCGTGCCGGAGGGGGCCGAATTAACACTGACATGCTCAGCCGGCATCCAATCGGAGCAGCTCACCCATCTGTCCATCACGTTTGGAAAGCGTAGTGGCGGAGACGGTTTGGAGAGCGGAGTAGGAGGGGAAGTCAGCACCGTTAGAGAGATTATCTCCATCGACAAGCTGCTGGGGGTCGTCCCCGGACGTTCGTACAAGAAGCGGTACGATGATGAAGAGATCACACTGGAGAAAAGGAACGGGGAGGCTGGACTGGGTCTGTACGTGATGAAGATGAGAGGTGTGCAGCCTGACGACActggctcatatttctgtgagGCCTCACAGTGGATTCTTGACCCTGATCGATCGTGGCAGAAGATTGCACAAAGGACCCTGGATATTGGCAACTTGACTGTTCGGCAACTAG CGGAGTCTCTGAGTGTAACATCCTCGCCCAGAGGGGAGGTGACCCTGCAGGTCGGTTCCCCTCTCATCCTGACCTGTGAGGTGTTGGGGCTGCCGTCTGAAGTAAGTTCGGCCCTGCTGGTTCAGTGGATGAAGAGGGGATCTGTAAGCAGTGATGTAGCTGGGACCGGAGGAGTCGAG GTGGAGGTGGCCCGGATGAGCCCGGACGGAGTTGTGAGCTGGGGGGACGACCTCAGCCGAGCTAGCGGGGGCTCTATGGAGAAAGTGGCAGAGGGGAGGTACTCTCTGAAGCTGTTCTCAGCCCGCCCCTTAGACTCAGGGGTGTATCGGTGTGTGGTGAGTGTGTACGCTGGAAGAAGAAACCCTGGCCCCTCTACTCCTGCAACACTCACCCAGAGGTCTGAGGGAGTCACCGTCAACCTCAAGACCAAAG ATGTGCTAGTTTCAGCTGTGGCTCAGCTCCCTCGAGGTCCCCTGTTAAAAAGAGGCAGCACCATCACCCTGATCTGCAACGCCACCGTGACAACCACAGGTCCCGCCCAGGCTCAACTGCAGTGGCTGCGCTGGCCAATCCCTGAACCAGTTAACAAGAAGGGACAGAGCACAGCATCTGATGTTACTCTACCCGACCCCCCTGTTGAGGAAAAACCCAGACTGGTAGCTGCCCTCATGTACAACGGTGTTGCAAAGATCTACGCCAACGGTAGCGAGGTTAGCGTCGACCGCCTGTCAGCTGTCAGCTACAGACTGAGGgtccacacagcaacaatggatGATCAGGGCATGTATGCGTGTCATGCCGAGGCGTGGGGGCAGGACCCGCATGGAGGCTGGTACAACACAGGGGCCAAAGCAGAGTCAAATACAGTGACTGTGTACCTGTATGCCAGAG CTGCTGACCTCCTCCTCATCCCATTGGTTGTGGGAGTCTCCTCTGCCTTGTTTGTGGGCATCGTCATCATCGCAACAGTAACCTGCTGCTTCATGAAGCGACTGGCGAGGCAGCGCGCTCAAAAATAG